In Lewinella sp. 4G2, the DNA window CGACCGGGTAGAAAAAACGGTGACGCTGAGTCTGAACCAACAAAACTTTACGGTCGCTTTACGGGATGAGATCGATCAGCAAATTGATGCCCTTGGCTATTCCTCCACCGAAACGGTCGTGAGTAAGGATGTCATGGCCCCGATGCCCGGGCTGGTGCTGGACGTCCTCGTCGCGGAGGGACAGGAAGTAGCGGCCGGCACGCCCCTCATCATCCTGGAGGCCATGAAGATGGAGAACGTCCTCAAGGCGGAAGGCGACGGCACGGTCGGCAAGATCCACGCCGAAAAGGGCGCCGCCGTAGAGAAGAAAGAACTGCTCATCAGCATCGACTAAAGCGCAACGTATGAGTACCCCGCCATTTCAAAAACCGAGTAAAGCAGACTGGCTCGCAAAGGTCGAAAAGGACCTGAAAGGCAAAGATCTTGAAAGCCTGAATTTTACCGTTGCCGGAAACACCTACAGTCCCTTCCACCACCTGAGTGACGCCCCGGTCGCCCACCCACCCGTTGCGGGGATGCCCTCCGGCCACCGCTTGGTTGGCATCGAGATCACGGTGGGAGACGACTACAAAGGAGCCAACGCTATCGCCCTCGACGCACTGGCTAAAGGAGCCGACCTCCTGCTTTTCAGGATCAGGTCCATCGAAACGCTGACGAAGGCCAACCGGAAGATCCTGCTCAAAGGAATCCTGACCGATATCGTTACCATCATCTTTGCGGAGCCACTTTACAAATATCCTGGCGCTCCCTTATTGCTTCAGCAAGGGCAAGATTACCACATCGATGCGCTAGCGGGAGACATCGCCGCCGGACTGTATTCCGCCATGGAAAGCTACGTAGAAGATGGCGTCAAGAACCCAACGTTTCACGTCCGCAGCCGCCCAAATTACCTCCGGACCATCGCCGAATTGCGCGCCCTCCGACTCTGCTGGAGCCGCATCAGTGAAGCGTGTGGTGGTCGCAGTAATTGTACCGTGATTGGTCACGTTGCCCACCCGCCGGAAAGTGACGCGAACCAGAATAAGATCGTGGCCACGACTAGCGCCATGTCCCTCATCATCGGAGGCGCCAACGGGCTAATCGTTGCGGCCAGCGACGGTGGTGCTGGCACCAACTTCAGCCGCCGCGTCGCCCTCAACCTTCAACACATCCTCGAGTACGAGAGCCACCTCGCCGGGCTACCTGATCCAGCTGCCGGCAGCTACTATCTGGAGCAACTCACGGACGATATCGCCGCCAAGCTTTGGCAGAAATTTCAGCACCTCACCACCGATTCCAGCTTCAACATTTAAGACCATGCAAAAAATATTAGTCGCCAACCGGGGAGAGATCGCGCTGCGGGTCATGCGCACCGCCCGCAAAATGGGCATCGCTACCGTCGCCGTTTACTCCGAAGCGGACCGGGGAGCACCCCACGTCCGCTTTGCCGAAGAAGCCATCTTACTGGGCCCCGCACCTTCCAGCCAGTCCTACCTGGATATGGACAAGGTAATCCAGGCGGCCCTCGATACCGGGGCGGAGGGCATTCACCCGGGCTACGGTTTTCTTTCCGAGAATGCGGAATTCTCCCAACGCGTGGAGGACGCGGGATTAATTTTCATCGGCCCAAAACCCCACGCCATCCGCATTATGGGGAATAAACTGGCGGCCAAGGATGCCGTTTCGGCCTACGACATCCCGATGGTGCCCGGCATTGAGGAGGCCATTACGGACGTCGAGTTGGCCGGCCAGATTGGAGAGCAGATCGGCTACCCCATTCT includes these proteins:
- a CDS encoding biotin/lipoyl-containing protein, which codes for MPTYTTQINGRTYAVPDAELAAADLHTSPDGKLHLLHQGRSFAVEVLSIDRVEKTVTLSLNQQNFTVALRDEIDQQIDALGYSSTETVVSKDVMAPMPGLVLDVLVAEGQEVAAGTPLIILEAMKMENVLKAEGDGTVGKIHAEKGAAVEKKELLISID
- a CDS encoding methylmalonyl-CoA mutase family protein, which encodes MSTPPFQKPSKADWLAKVEKDLKGKDLESLNFTVAGNTYSPFHHLSDAPVAHPPVAGMPSGHRLVGIEITVGDDYKGANAIALDALAKGADLLLFRIRSIETLTKANRKILLKGILTDIVTIIFAEPLYKYPGAPLLLQQGQDYHIDALAGDIAAGLYSAMESYVEDGVKNPTFHVRSRPNYLRTIAELRALRLCWSRISEACGGRSNCTVIGHVAHPPESDANQNKIVATTSAMSLIIGGANGLIVAASDGGAGTNFSRRVALNLQHILEYESHLAGLPDPAAGSYYLEQLTDDIAAKLWQKFQHLTTDSSFNI